In Corythoichthys intestinalis isolate RoL2023-P3 chromosome 11, ASM3026506v1, whole genome shotgun sequence, a single genomic region encodes these proteins:
- the LOC130923662 gene encoding gastrula zinc finger protein XlCGF26.1-like, translated as MATEGDANAPIGNLPTSSPGRSITNSAGFVLPNEAGLSSSVDISEARFHEWQESPNVKKEDDEKLCIKEEEEEKFIPVWHPHIEKQSPSRIKREEGELPLINEEQGDITKLTGVPLKSEDEGPGEESSAAEPMRNSSPKDGVGDHCERSNTDELIAPPSHTDYATSHSFVYYDDQSDGQDIGRKDKQWTCTHCGKTFRYRSVLKQHMIRHTGEKPFSCSVCGQRFSQRSTLKNHTRTHSGEKPWSCSICGRRFSQRSTLKNHTLTHSGEKPWSCSICGRRFSQRSTLESHTLTHTGEKLLSCAICSKKFSKSSALKRHILTHTGVKPFSCSICGQRFSQKANFKNHAVTHTGEKSFCCSTCGKTFTRRADLKSHIRTHTGEKPFSCSICGQRFSQRSTLEGHTLTHTGEKPWSCSICGQRFARTATLHNHAVTHTGEKPFACSACGKSFTRRGTLKHHTQTHTGEKPFSCGICDQRFSRKVNLKNHAVTHTGEKPFSCSACGKTFTRRADLKIHLRTHTGEKPFSCSICGQRFSRKANLKNHAVMHTGEKPFSCSACGKSFIHRATIIRHVRTHTGEKPFLCSVVRNSD; from the coding sequence ACATCAGTGAAGCTCGATTTCACGAGTGGCAGGAGTCGCCTAACGTCAAAAAGGAGGACGATGAGAAGTTATGTATtaaagaggaagaggaggagaaaTTCATCCCAGTTTGGCATCCTCACATTGAGAAGCAGTCACCCTCTCGCATTAAAAGGGAGGAGGGAGAGTTGCCATTAATCAATGAGGAGCAGGGGGACATCACCAAGTTGACTGGTGTCCCTTTGAAGAGTGAAGATGAAGGTCCAGGTGAGGAGAGCAGCGCGGCGGAGCCCATGAGGAACAGCAGCCCAAAAGATGGTGTTGGAGATCACTGTGAAAGATCAAACACAGATGAACTCATAGCACCACCCTCACACACTGACTATGCAACGTCACACTCTTTCGTCTATTATGATGACCAGTCTGATGGTCAGGACATAGGTCGCAAAGATAAACAATGGACATGCACTCATTGTGGAAAGACCTTTCGTTATAGGTCTGTGTTGAAACAACACATGATAagacacactggtgaaaaacctttctcCTGCTCAGTGTGTGGTCAGAGATTCTCTCAAAGATCAACCTTAAAAAATCACACACGAACCCACAGTGGTGAGAAACCTTGGTCTTGCTCAATTTGTGGCCGGAGATTCTCTCAAAGATCAACCTTAAAAAATCACACACTAACCCACAGTGGTGAGAAACCTTGGTCTTGCTCAATTTGTGGCCGGAGATTCTCTCAAAGGTCTACCTTAGAAAGTCACACACTGACGCACACTGGTgagaaacttttgtcttgcgcaATTTGTAGCAAGAAATTCTCTAAAAGTTCAGCCTTAAAACGTCACATACTAACACACACTGGTGTGAAACCATTCTCCTGTTCAATTTGCGGCCAGAGATTTTCTCAAAAGGCAAACTTCAAAAATCACGCAGTAACGCACACTGGTGAGAAATCTTTCTGCTGTTCAACTTGTGGTAAAACTTTCACCCGCAGGGCAGACTTAAAAAGTCACATTAGAACACACACTGGTGAGAAACCGTTctcctgctcaatttgtggCCAGAGATTCTCTCAAAGGTCTACCTTAGAAGGTCACACACTGACGCACACTGGTGAGAAACCGTGGTCTTGCTCAATTTGTGGCCAGAGATTTGCTCGAACAGCAACCTTACATAATCACGCAGTAACGCACACTGGTGAGAAACCTTTCGCCTGTTCAGCATGTGGTAAAAGTTTCACCCGCAGGGGAACCTTAAAACatcatacacaaacacacactggtgaaaaaccgttCTCCTGCGGAATATGCGACCAGAGATTTTCTCGAAAGGTAAACTTAAAAAATCACGCAGTAACTCACACTGGGGAGAAACCTTTCTCCTGTTCAGCTTGTGGTAAAACGTTCACCCGCAGGGCAGACTTAAAAATTCACTtaagaacacacacaggtgagaaacCGTTctcctgctcaatttgtggCCAGAGATTTTCTCGAAAGGCAAACTTAAAAAATCACGCAGTTATGCACACTGGTgagaaacctttttcctgttcaGCGTGTGGAAAAAGTTTCATCCACAGGGCAACCATAATAAGGCAcgtaagaacacacactggtgaGAAACCTTTCTTGTGCTCAGTGGTTAGGAATTCGGACTGA